TTGATGCCAGTAACAGCACTAACCGATGGATCCATAGTAATAACCGTGACATGTCAGATTAGTAGTAGCAAGATGGCAAAAGCTgaataaagataaaagataaatcaCACAAAAGTTGAACTGCGAATCACTGTCACACAAAACAAACTAAGAAGAAGGAGATGAACATGCTTTAACTGATTACGTAGAATAACAAACATGCAAAGAATCTTGAAATCATGTTTACGGCAGAGACGAGAGGAACAAAGTCTGTGGCAGCTAAGAGAAAAACCTGTCAAAGGAAATCAGAGAGGCCTAGAATCACGTCTGCAATAGAGAGGTCAGGAAGAAGCTGAGCCGACCAGGTGAAGGTGAAGAAAGTGTAAATCTATTTTAGATAGAGAGGCTCTAATACCAAGTTAAAACAAGGTTTTGAGATAATTTGGTAAGCATCCAAATCAGGGAGGCTCCTCtgctatttatattattagggCATTATACATCTGTTATGGTGTAACATATTACACAAGATAAATctatataagaaaaacataatatttcttattttacaaCACATcccataataatattgaatatcttttttttaatttatgtgtattgtgataaaaaaaaatatctatgatATGAGatcaattatattaaatattttatcaaatccgAGGTAAAAAGAATAATGCGAATTTCTATGAGGTTAAAAGGtctctaaaattatttgaataaaacacatataatagtgtatttgtttaaattacataataaatataaataaaatcatttttagaaCCTCATATTTTAACAAGTCTTCCTATTTTTATTTCACACAATAAAGAGTCTTAAATTCAAAATCTCTTGACATGATTGAGCTGATTTTCTAATCTTcagaaaacattttatttcaagagAAATATTCTCTTTCTTTCCAACAGTTGGATGTCTGTGTCTAGTTTTCTCATCTTGAAAACCAACTCCAAGAGGATAAGAATATATCAACAAGCTTCCATGAAAgccataattaattaaagagatgTGGGTGTGAAGTGTCAGTATCAAACCCTAAAGAATTCTGGCTCTTCTACTTGTTCAaagctttttagtttttttccacGACATTTTGTCTCCTGAGCCTCGACCCACCTCCCCTCTATGTCTCCTTCATAATgttgtttccttttctattgTTGGCTTTGGGTCAACTTGGTAGGTGGCACTGTGTTtcgaggagaagaagaagaagaagaagaagaagaagtcttGATTGATATATACAGGCACTGtataatgatttaatttcattttagctTCTGAAGTATataaattctatcttttttttttctctacaaaaGTATATATACTCTCTATCAATCACTTCTTGGAAAACTAACAAAAACACCTTTATATTCTACAAATTTTAGTTTTCTGCACAAATTAAACtgtagttttaattaatttgttcacATTATTCGttttaatatacatataaaaattggATTTGAAAGGAAACTCGCTTCACAGAAAAAAgcactaaaatataataaatgtgaaatttgatcaaaaaagaaaaatacaaaacaaaattcgagaaaaatattgtaataatacataatcaacaaaatcataaaataaaataaaaatgtaaatacaAAGTcacttttaaattgaattaataaaaaaataaagaatgaaattaaatgaacaTAATATCTAACCTTTTGGCTACGAATAAGCCAAGGATCATTCAGTTTGCACCGAACATTtagttttatatcaaaaaataaaaaaagaaaatcctcaCTCTATTTTAAGTTTCTCAACGTTATCATCTTATGAGAGCCAACGCATCTAATCTCATTGATGAAAATCATTAAACTAGTTATTAAGAGtagtatgatttttttaccagATTGAGGTGGTCATTATTCTGggaataattttatctttttacatttttaaaatacaataaatagcttttttgaattttgaatttaatgtttttagttataatcaacaTAGTTAAGAagcgatttgatatttatataaatataaaatataattaaaaaaaagttggcaTGAGCAACGTACGCATCAGCACGTGGGAGACGCTCAGCCCTTCGAGCGGCTCCTCCTGTCAACTCAAAACCATCTTTTATTGTGTCGTTGGAAGCTCTGTGATGACTGCATTGGTGAGATGATTTGTTATTTGCagtgctttctttttttcttttcttttctctctcccctcAAAACTCGTGCTGGCCATGCAAAATTCCAAAGTTGTCCCCTAATTTATGGGGATTTCAACATtaatccttaatattttttttcaatttttgttcttgatatttttgtaaaattctgatttatttttaatttcatcatccaatCTCAATTTTTAGGGTCcttttgttgaattgatttttgtttttaatttcaccattcattcaaaaatttaaagttgacctctaatttatttatttttatttcaattttgatcctcattttttaattgctatttttagttttggatcctttgtataattttttatttcattttatccttcaacatttgattagttaagaattagatttcatgattttttcagatAGAGTGTTTATGTTCTAATGACCTAGATCAcaagtttgaaaatttaatgtGGGTTAAcatcgtttttgtttttttacatattttttttaagcttttatcattcgactttgttttttttatatatatataaaaaaataggctttatgattttgtttattttttttattagattattctGATCTCATAACCTAAACTATAAGGTTGGCTTAATATTTGTTGCCTTAATATTTGTTGCATAAGTTACATGTTTCGATGCTAACTCAAGTTGACATTGATAgggattatttgtcttttttaaaataatttttttttatttgacctaGTCAGATCTATCAACACAAACggagttataattttttaaaaaaaaaacatgtttttttttctcttaaaaaataaaaacgacCTCACGGTGTAGACCTTATCCACAGCTAGGCTCGATGTTTCagctaatttattttgaaaatagctAAGTATTTCCAACAAACATCAGTGGGCATCCCATTTTCAATAACAAGAGAGTTTGGGTCCCACTCCTTCACCTCGGGCCCTATGACATTGTCCATGTGTTACAGATCACAAGAACGGTATCAAGCACAAAATAAACAAGCCCATCTAACAGTTGGTCCTTCcatacaatatttattatttttttaacgtaaaaacatatttaaacttttataatatgttttctaataataaaaaaaattgatcattaatttaaaatataataaatattaaatatcttttttaaatatcaatacAACAACAtattacataatttttatttctcaaatattAAAACGACATATTAAAACTATCATGGTTAATATATCAACTTTATAACCCAGATAATAAGATTGTAATagccctataaaaaacaaatcaagataaTTATGATGTTCAATTTctaagatgaaattgaaaaaaaattaattaaaaaaggataaaaaaactaccCTAGTTAACTTGCTCAACTCggaacccgagtcatgagattagaataaccctatagaaaacacatcagaaaaaaaataattaggaagcTTGAGCTAATACGAaggatgatataaaaaattctattaaaaaaaaagagagaaaaaaaaaaggaacaaagcTCCATTTTCAATAGATTcaatgttgaaagttgaaattgaaagaaaaaatattaaatcgatgagaccatgataactccacataaaacaaattgaaaaaaaaattacgaaactcaattctcaaacaacctaaaaacaaaaggatgagattggaaaaaaaataaactaaataaaaaaaagatttgagtcgttggagggtaaaattaaaaaaaaaaaccaattaagaaagaacccaaaaaaataaacagggtcAACTTGTCAAACTCAAGACCCGGATCATGAGATCAAAACAACTCATACaaagcaaatcaaaaaaaaatttacaaagctcagttaaaaaacaacttaaaaaatgaATAGAATCAACTTGCGAAACCCGCAACCCGGGTcataagatcaggataaccccataaaaagcaaataaaaaaaagtcataaaaggcaaataaaaaaaagttacgaaactcaattttcaacaaactcaatattaaagaatgaaatcgaaaaaaaatcaattagataaagcaacaaaaaaaatttagtcaactcaggttaatttattaaactcgTTATCTAAGTTATAAGATCgagataaattcatgaaaaaaaaatttaataaattttacttttaacaaatctaatattaaatgttgaaatcatgaaaaaaaattctaaaaccaTGAGACTTTGAGTTAAAAAAGAAGTATCCATTTCAATTTTAGAGGGACAAACAGTGACAAGCATGAACATGTATGCAAGTGGGGTGCAAAAAGGAGGCAAAACTATGTCCAAACAACTCTAGTTTTATCTGTATCTGCATGTTGCAGAATCTCACACATATCAATTTGTTCTTTCTTGGGAAAAGGGCCTAAAGTAAGTAAATAGAACTTGACAAACATAACAGCATCTTGCCCCCACCAGCATGaaagcaaaagagaaaaaacttgaaaacgAATGACTTTGGAAGCATTTATCTGACAACGCAGCGAGTGCATCCGAGTATAATGCGTTCTATCTTTAATGACTTGTATGAAAATAAGCAGAGTCCTATAAGGGCAAACAATTCATTCATGATATATGGCAATTTGTAATTTGGCAAGAGATGCAGAGAATATATTACCAGGGCTGATAATGATCGATGAAACAAGCATGCAAGAAGGTCGATCGATAGATGTCTGTCTACTTGAGGTTTACAATTTTCTCCCCTAAACTCCAGCATTAACGAGGCTTTTAGGCTGACGTTGTTCTTCTGGTTAGAACTGCTCAAACAGCAGAATTTTGGGAAGTTACTTCACCTAAGTCTTTTGTTTAAGAACACTGCGCAACTGAGCTTTCTGGCTTTCCATCCTGGCTTCCAAAAGCTTGGCCTTCAAACTATTCTTTTGGATGCCTCGGGACCATTTAAATCGCTTTTTAATTCCTTGAGTAACGTGTGGATTCACTGACTCTGGCGAGCTCCACTGCTCCATGGAATCTTGGTGCCGAAGCATACATTCCCACGACTTTCTTCTGGGAGAAGTCTCCTTGTTAGAAAATTTTCCATTCAAGGCCACTCCATTACTGTCATCTGCTGTTATCTCATAGCATTTGTTGTTACATTGGGCAGATCTTGAAAGCTTAGATATGGAAGATGCCCTGTGCATTGATTCTCCCGTTACCGAGTAGACACCACCACTTTGTGTGTTTGGAGAATTCTGAGCTTCATTCTCATCACATTCTCTTGCAATCTGCCAAGCATTTTTGCTTTGGCTAAGCCTGCTAACAGGGAGTTGATTCCCTTCATGGGAATAACTCGAACCTTGACCCTCAGCATGACTCACTGCATCACAGCCTCTTGCATCTTCTAAATGACggttatcatcattaataatagTCGACCCTTGCTGCAAAGAATGGTAGTTATAGGCACTCAAATCAGAACTGGCAAGATGGAGTTTGGAAGCATTGCTTGCAGGGCTGCtcttcttgcattcttcaatcTCCCTTTCATTGTCTTCAATTTGCTTGAGTTCTTCATAAATAGAGTATATATCACTTAATTTTGGTGGGGCATAAGAAAATTCCTTGATGTCTTTAACATTTACCAATTTTGCTGCTTGTCTGATCAACTCGGCTTTCCTTAACTCATTCACATCCAAGGTGCCACTTCTTGACCTTAGAAAAGTTTCAAGGTctgttattaatttattcatttggcAATCCTTGTCTTCAAGGGCCAGTTTTGCATCAATCAACTTCATTTGGACCCGTTCTTCGCGCCATACCTCAGCCATCTGCAACatcttcctctcttcttccaTTTCTTCCTGAATCCTGATGGACTCAGTCTTGAATGTTTCAACTTCAGCTTTATCTTCCGCAACTTTATAGGCAAGTTCATTGCAAACTTCCTCCATTATTTCTCTGGCCTTTTGTTCCTCTTCATAATCTTCCCTGAACTGCTTTGCAGAGGATTTGACATTTGATAACTCATTGACCAATTTATAATTGAGAAGTTCCAGCTTTTGgcgtttttttctttccctgctTATTTGATTTTCACAATCATCTATAACTGCATGAATTTTCTGACGTTCGCTGCTCTGCCATGAGGTTCTTTCTTCTCCCAGCTTCTTCTGTAAGTGTTTGACTTTCTTCTCATAAGACTGGCACTCAGCTTCAAGCTCATGAATGCGCAATCGAGCTTGCACTAGTTCTTCTTGCATGGCAGAAGCAGACACCATAGCAACTTGATTTTCAAGAAGTTTTGTGTGGCTATAAAAGCTGCAGATGTCACTGAATTTTCTTGAGCATCTCGGTTCCCACTTCATTGCACCCTCCATGATATGCTTAGAATACAGTAACGGGGATTCAatctaaccaaaaaaaaaaaaaagaggaaagataaAGAACACATACAAAACTGACTTCACCAGACTGAAAGTAAATGATAAAACCAGAAACCACATGGTAGATTCTGGTTACCAAGCAAGTCATTAATTGAAagtacaataaataaataaataaaaacgacCTCTCTGTCTATTCTTTGGTCCAGATGTCATGAATACTATTAACAACACGAAGATGAGACGAGAAGATGGTAAGGGCATACTATGACAAAGTTCAATCTAATCAAACCATGGATAGATAACCTCCTATTTATGATATTAGCTAAAGTTGGACTGCATATCTGTATTCAGACATTTTTAATGGGTCCAGGCCACCCTATTGAGAAAGCTTAAGGTTGAGCAAGGAAACTGTTAAACAGTGATGTTATTGGTAAAGAATGCACGCCTTGCATAGGATCCATGCTTTGAATTGGACACGAATTCAGGGGTCCGTAAAAGATCCATTTTTTCTGCACCATATTCACTGCTAATGTGATGAGAGGGAAAAATGGTATTTACCTGCCCAACACCAGGCTGCAAGTAAAATACGGCATCATTCCAGAGTCTCAAAACTGTTATGGCAACAAAATGTGGATGGACATTCAAATAGAACATGAACCAATCCGCGCGAAACCAATAAGACCATTACATTATTAAGCTCAATTAAACATTAAGTACTCCTGTTGATCTTGACTTTGACGGAACAAGCCAAGCATCCAAGAATAGGGCAATGAGAATGCACAACCGCAAACTATTACTAAACAAAAAGAGATTC
The DNA window shown above is from Populus trichocarpa isolate Nisqually-1 chromosome 4, P.trichocarpa_v4.1, whole genome shotgun sequence and carries:
- the LOC7479057 gene encoding uncharacterized protein LOC7479057, translated to MNSTRGTHNTATPRRRRRNTTGSVRRKLKIPPTPFLHWKFLQDDNKSRHPAASGSVASGVKPAGQGGVGVGGSRAAVSARKLAAGLWNLCLAGGGGGDKALNLKYGKTDELGLEIESPLLYSKHIMEGAMKWEPRCSRKFSDICSFYSHTKLLENQVAMVSASAMQEELVQARLRIHELEAECQSYEKKVKHLQKKLGEERTSWQSSERQKIHAVIDDCENQISRERKKRQKLELLNYKLVNELSNVKSSAKQFREDYEEEQKAREIMEEVCNELAYKVAEDKAEVETFKTESIRIQEEMEEERKMLQMAEVWREERVQMKLIDAKLALEDKDCQMNKLITDLETFLRSRSGTLDVNELRKAELIRQAAKLVNVKDIKEFSYAPPKLSDIYSIYEELKQIEDNEREIEECKKSSPASNASKLHLASSDLSAYNYHSLQQGSTIINDDNRHLEDARGCDAVSHAEGQGSSYSHEGNQLPVSRLSQSKNAWQIARECDENEAQNSPNTQSGGVYSVTGESMHRASSISKLSRSAQCNNKCYEITADDSNGVALNGKFSNKETSPRRKSWECMLRHQDSMEQWSSPESVNPHVTQGIKKRFKWSRGIQKNSLKAKLLEARMESQKAQLRSVLKQKT